The proteins below come from a single Acidobacteriota bacterium genomic window:
- the rseP gene encoding RIP metalloprotease RseP encodes MGNFLGSLLSFLFVVGILVFIHEFGHFFMAKLAGVRVEVFSFGFGKRLFGFRKGHTDYRISLIPMGGYVKMLGEGLFEPDKELAPDDLMAKTRFQRFLIMVMGSVMNILLAIALVAVISGIGVSVPEYHDKKPAIGWIDPGSPAEQAGLLVGDEILRINGRAVPTWNDVEIAVGTKPERMIRLDIRRDGRDMTVDLMTEKVTRFEMGYAGFRAEILTQVQMVNPGSPAEAAGLRPGDVIRTIDGEPVFFYRFVEVIESNPETPLRFAVEREGEPVEIVVTPRREGQVGRIGVMQGPASVVKKYGFFAAIGQSLRENLRNVFLIVRFLKDLFTGEASTRQLGGPLEIANFSYAAVRMGWLALMSWIAVISLQLGIINLLPIPVFDGGQIFVLMVEGILRRDLSPRLRQIWMQIGFVIFVALIGFVILNDVVKRLPEGWKSLLPF; translated from the coding sequence ATGGGTAATTTTCTCGGCTCATTGCTTTCGTTTCTGTTTGTCGTGGGGATTCTCGTTTTCATCCACGAATTCGGGCATTTTTTCATGGCCAAGCTGGCCGGTGTCCGCGTCGAGGTTTTTTCCTTCGGATTCGGAAAACGCCTGTTCGGTTTCCGCAAAGGTCACACCGACTATCGGATCAGCCTGATTCCCATGGGCGGATACGTCAAGATGCTGGGCGAAGGCCTGTTCGAGCCGGACAAGGAACTGGCTCCCGACGACCTGATGGCCAAAACCCGTTTTCAGAGGTTTCTGATCATGGTCATGGGTTCGGTGATGAACATTCTTTTGGCGATCGCCCTCGTGGCCGTGATCAGCGGAATCGGCGTTTCCGTCCCCGAATATCATGATAAAAAACCGGCGATCGGATGGATCGACCCCGGATCGCCGGCGGAGCAGGCCGGACTTCTCGTCGGGGACGAAATCCTCAGAATCAACGGCCGGGCGGTTCCGACCTGGAACGATGTGGAAATCGCCGTCGGAACGAAGCCCGAAAGAATGATCCGTTTGGATATCCGGCGGGACGGCCGGGACATGACCGTGGATCTCATGACGGAGAAGGTGACCCGATTCGAGATGGGTTATGCCGGATTCCGGGCCGAAATTCTCACCCAGGTCCAGATGGTCAATCCCGGATCCCCGGCCGAGGCGGCCGGACTCCGGCCCGGCGATGTCATCCGGACGATCGACGGCGAACCGGTCTTTTTCTACCGGTTTGTCGAGGTCATCGAGAGCAACCCCGAAACGCCTTTGCGATTTGCCGTGGAAAGGGAGGGGGAACCCGTTGAGATCGTCGTCACACCCCGCCGTGAGGGCCAGGTGGGCCGGATCGGCGTTATGCAGGGCCCGGCCTCCGTCGTCAAAAAATACGGATTTTTTGCCGCGATCGGTCAAAGCCTGAGGGAAAATCTGAGAAATGTCTTTCTCATCGTCCGCTTCCTCAAGGATCTGTTTACAGGCGAAGCCTCGACGCGCCAGCTCGGCGGACCCCTGGAAATCGCCAATTTTTCCTATGCCGCCGTGCGCATGGGATGGCTGGCGCTCATGAGCTGGATCGCCGTCATCAGCCTTCAATTGGGGATCATCAACCTTCTGCCCATTCCGGTCTTCGACGGCGGCCAGATCTTCGTCCTGATGGTGGAAGGGATTCTCCGCCGGGATTTGTCGCCGCGGCTGAGGCAGATCTGGATGCAGATCGGTTTTGTAATTTTTGTGGCTCTGATCGGATTCGTCATCCTGAATGATGTCGTCAAACGTCTTCCGGAAGGATGGAAAAGCCTTCTCCCGTTTTAG
- the dxr gene encoding 1-deoxy-D-xylulose-5-phosphate reductoisomerase, translating to MKSVAVLGSTGSIGTATLDVVGGHGDDFRISALAAGGNVRLLKEQVLRFHPKIVSLRTKKDAEAFRRICRKPGLRVTFGPEGAEEVARRPESDVVVAAISGFDGLRSTLAAVEEGKTVALANKESMVVAGPILLRKAARTKARILPVDSEHSGVFQCLAGVRKSQVRKIILTASGGPFFKTPLRELKSRTPAEALKHPRWTMGRKVTIDSATLMNKGLELHEARWLFSVEPARLDVLIHPQSAVHALVELADGSILAQLAPADMRIPIQLALTHPRRLETAVSRLDLADVRSLEFFPVEEKRYPLFGLARRALEEGKSFPVVLNAANEIAVDAFLSGKIGFLEIASVVAAVMDGHVSRPVPDLETVREADAEARRRAGREIGKRSI from the coding sequence ATGAAATCCGTTGCCGTCCTCGGCTCCACGGGATCCATCGGGACAGCCACCCTGGACGTCGTCGGCGGCCATGGGGACGATTTCAGGATCTCGGCGCTGGCCGCCGGCGGAAACGTCCGACTTCTCAAGGAACAGGTCCTTCGATTCCATCCGAAAATCGTCTCGCTCCGCACGAAGAAGGATGCCGAAGCGTTCCGGCGCATCTGCCGGAAGCCGGGCCTTCGGGTGACATTCGGCCCGGAAGGCGCCGAAGAGGTGGCCCGCCGTCCGGAATCGGACGTTGTCGTCGCCGCCATCAGCGGATTCGACGGGCTGCGATCCACGCTGGCCGCCGTCGAAGAAGGGAAGACGGTGGCGTTGGCCAACAAGGAATCCATGGTTGTGGCCGGTCCGATCCTTCTCCGCAAGGCGGCCCGGACGAAAGCCCGGATTCTCCCCGTTGACAGCGAGCACAGCGGTGTTTTCCAGTGCCTGGCCGGTGTCCGGAAATCCCAGGTCCGGAAAATCATTTTGACGGCGTCCGGCGGCCCCTTTTTCAAGACGCCTCTTCGGGAACTCAAATCGCGGACTCCGGCCGAGGCGCTCAAACATCCGCGCTGGACCATGGGCCGCAAGGTGACCATCGACTCGGCGACGCTGATGAACAAAGGGCTTGAACTTCACGAAGCCCGCTGGCTGTTTTCCGTGGAGCCGGCTCGTCTGGATGTTCTCATTCATCCCCAAAGCGCCGTCCATGCCCTGGTCGAGCTTGCGGACGGTTCGATCCTGGCCCAACTGGCCCCGGCGGACATGCGTATCCCCATCCAGTTGGCTCTGACCCACCCCCGCCGCTTGGAAACCGCCGTTTCCCGTCTCGATCTGGCGGATGTCCGGTCTCTGGAGTTTTTCCCCGTCGAGGAAAAGCGCTATCCCTTATTCGGCCTGGCCCGCCGGGCCCTGGAAGAAGGCAAAAGTTTTCCCGTCGTGTTGAATGCGGCCAATGAAATCGCCGTGGATGCGTTTCTTTCCGGAAAAATCGGTTTTCTTGAAATCGCCTCGGTCGTCGCCGCGGTCATGGACGGACATGTCTCCCGCCCGGTCCCCGATCTCGAAACCGTCAGGGAGGCCGACGCCGAAGCGCGGCGGCGGGCGGGACGCGAAATAGGAAAGAGGTCAATTTAA
- a CDS encoding phosphatidate cytidylyltransferase, protein MSMRQRVPTAIVLLGILFVLVQYAPRPVFFVFCQIFVLGALIEFYNLVARKNLQPQRPLGIACTLLIGLSFYFNEFTFDQALILCFLATAAYFVFAFDTLEKLPAFPSAAGLTLFGALYLGFMLNHLFLLRDVRGPLALYFLFAVIFLGDTGAYLIGKLIGRHKMTPIASPHKTWEGSAGGILFAAGGALAVRFLVLPDLPIPSAVAVGVLVHAAAQISDPMESLFKRAAGIKDSSKVFPGHGGFLDRIDSLILAGPVFYYLTQWFGW, encoded by the coding sequence ATGAGCATGCGCCAGCGTGTTCCGACGGCGATCGTCCTTCTGGGTATTCTTTTTGTCCTCGTGCAGTATGCGCCGCGGCCCGTCTTTTTCGTGTTTTGTCAGATTTTCGTTCTGGGCGCCCTCATCGAATTTTACAACCTGGTCGCCCGGAAAAACCTTCAGCCGCAGCGTCCTTTGGGAATCGCCTGCACGCTTCTCATCGGCTTGTCGTTTTATTTTAACGAATTCACCTTCGATCAGGCCCTGATTCTGTGTTTTCTGGCCACGGCGGCCTATTTTGTCTTCGCTTTCGACACCCTGGAAAAACTTCCCGCTTTTCCATCCGCCGCCGGACTGACCCTCTTCGGCGCCCTTTATCTGGGATTCATGCTGAATCATCTGTTCCTGCTCCGCGATGTCCGGGGTCCGCTGGCGCTCTATTTTCTGTTCGCCGTCATTTTTCTCGGCGACACGGGCGCCTATCTGATCGGCAAACTCATCGGCCGGCATAAGATGACGCCCATTGCAAGCCCCCACAAAACGTGGGAGGGGAGCGCCGGGGGAATTCTCTTCGCGGCCGGCGGCGCCCTGGCTGTACGTTTTCTGGTTCTGCCGGATCTTCCGATTCCTTCGGCCGTCGCCGTCGGCGTTCTCGTTCACGCCGCCGCCCAGATCAGCGATCCCATGGAGTCCCTGTTCAAGCGGGCCGCGGGCATCAAGGATTCCTCCAAGGTGTTTCCCGGACACGGGGGATTTCTGGACCGGATCGACAGCTTGATTCTGGCCGGACCGGTCTTTTATTACCTGACACAATGGTTCGGCTGGTGA